In Tistrella mobilis, one DNA window encodes the following:
- a CDS encoding MmgE/PrpD family protein — MAIATPDVVPASVLLAEPRPAWLKTFAEAATGIRFGDFDADLSAQARLVVLDCLGAIAAGMQEPEMRALTARLARRGGTVTAPAVGAGLALRADDAALANGIAGTMLELDEGNSFARGHPGIHVLPALLAVRPLARVSGPDFLHAFVFGYEAGARIGAAARLRNALHPHGTWGTVGAAVGAALLDGAGAEEVIAAINVSSSLSVGSSLRTMLEGATVRNAYAGLSARNGLTAWDLVMAGFTGETDGVRSVYGGVLAEGFRPEEMVAELGTRWEIRRNYFKRHAACRFTHAALDVVAGLIAEHGPIAPEAVAGVEVVTYVWAAQLDGARPDNMLAAKFSVPFAVATMLAHGAASVPAFRAPALTDARILDLAGRVTVDEDPAMTAMLPDRRPARVTIRLTDGRVLTGETFTNRGDAVDPYGPDEVVAKFMDLATPVWGAAHATRIREAVDGLDRAADLADLDALLKEPAREEQ, encoded by the coding sequence ATGGCGATCGCCACCCCTGATGTCGTGCCGGCCTCGGTGCTGCTGGCCGAGCCGCGGCCGGCCTGGCTCAAGACCTTCGCCGAGGCGGCGACCGGCATCCGCTTCGGCGATTTCGACGCCGATCTGTCCGCCCAGGCGCGGCTGGTGGTGCTGGACTGCCTGGGCGCCATTGCCGCCGGCATGCAGGAGCCGGAAATGCGGGCGCTGACCGCGCGCCTGGCCCGGCGCGGCGGCACGGTGACGGCCCCCGCGGTCGGCGCGGGGCTTGCCCTGCGCGCCGATGATGCGGCGCTGGCCAACGGCATCGCCGGCACCATGCTGGAACTGGACGAGGGCAATTCCTTCGCCCGCGGCCATCCGGGCATTCATGTGCTGCCGGCCCTGCTGGCGGTGCGGCCGCTGGCCCGGGTGTCGGGCCCGGACTTTCTGCACGCCTTCGTCTTCGGCTACGAGGCCGGTGCCCGGATCGGCGCCGCGGCCCGGCTGCGCAATGCGCTGCACCCCCACGGCACCTGGGGCACGGTGGGGGCGGCGGTGGGGGCCGCCCTGCTGGACGGCGCCGGGGCGGAAGAGGTGATCGCGGCGATCAATGTCTCGTCCAGCCTGTCGGTCGGCTCCAGCCTCAGGACGATGCTGGAGGGGGCGACGGTGCGCAATGCCTATGCCGGCCTGTCGGCGCGCAACGGGCTGACCGCCTGGGATCTCGTCATGGCGGGTTTCACCGGCGAGACCGACGGCGTGCGCAGCGTGTATGGCGGCGTGCTGGCCGAAGGCTTCCGGCCCGAGGAGATGGTGGCGGAGCTGGGCACGCGCTGGGAAATCCGGCGCAACTACTTCAAGCGCCATGCCGCCTGCCGCTTCACCCATGCCGCCCTCGACGTGGTGGCGGGGCTGATCGCCGAGCACGGCCCCATCGCGCCCGAGGCGGTGGCCGGGGTGGAGGTGGTGACCTATGTCTGGGCGGCGCAGCTGGACGGGGCCCGGCCCGACAACATGCTGGCGGCCAAGTTCTCGGTGCCGTTCGCGGTCGCCACCATGCTGGCCCATGGGGCGGCGAGCGTGCCGGCCTTTCGGGCACCGGCGCTGACCGATGCGCGGATCCTGGATCTGGCCGGCCGGGTGACGGTGGACGAAGACCCGGCGATGACCGCCATGCTGCCCGACAGGCGCCCGGCGCGGGTGACCATCCGCCTGACCGACGGCCGGGTGCTGACGGGTGAAACCTTCACCAATCGCGGCGATGCCGTCGACCCCTACGGGCCCGACGAGGTGGTCGCGAAATTCATGGACCTGGCCACGCCCGTCTGGGGCGCGGCCCATGCCACCCGCATCAGGGAGGCGGTCGACGGCCTGGACCGGGCCGCCGATCTTGCGGATCTGGATGCGCTGCTCAAAGAGCCGGCGCGCGAGGAACAGTGA
- a CDS encoding isocitrate lyase/PEP mutase family protein yields the protein MSLKQRLTTAAPVVAPGVYDALTASIATAAGFEALYLSGAAIAYTRLGRPDIGLVSMSEVAEVVTLVRDRVPTPLIVDADNGYGNALNVQRTVRLFERAGATAIQLEDQTLPKRCGHLQDKSLITAAEMVGKVKAAVDARQSDETLIVARTDAVAVEGFDRAIDRARLYAEAGADVLFVEAPRSREQLVAVTRSLGGIRPLLVNMVEGGDTPLASAEDLGGLGFRIVIFPGGIVRALAHTAQAYYRSLKANGTNQPFKDRMFDFNALNALIGTPEMLALGRSYEEPEEGAVALKIG from the coding sequence ATGAGCCTGAAACAGAGACTGACGACCGCCGCCCCCGTGGTCGCCCCCGGCGTCTATGATGCGCTGACCGCATCGATCGCAACCGCCGCCGGGTTCGAGGCGCTGTACCTGTCGGGTGCGGCGATCGCCTATACCCGCCTCGGCCGGCCCGATATCGGGCTGGTATCGATGAGCGAGGTGGCCGAGGTCGTCACCCTGGTGCGCGACCGCGTGCCGACGCCGCTGATCGTGGATGCCGATAACGGCTATGGCAACGCGCTGAACGTGCAGCGCACCGTACGCCTGTTCGAACGCGCGGGCGCGACCGCCATCCAGCTGGAAGACCAGACCCTGCCCAAGCGCTGCGGCCATCTTCAGGACAAGAGCCTGATCACGGCCGCCGAGATGGTGGGCAAGGTGAAGGCCGCGGTCGATGCGCGGCAGAGCGACGAGACCCTGATCGTGGCCCGTACCGATGCGGTGGCGGTGGAAGGCTTCGACCGTGCGATCGACCGCGCCCGTCTTTACGCCGAGGCCGGCGCCGACGTGCTGTTCGTCGAAGCGCCCCGATCGCGCGAACAGCTGGTGGCGGTGACCCGCTCGCTGGGCGGCATCCGGCCTTTGCTGGTCAACATGGTCGAAGGCGGTGACACGCCGCTTGCCAGCGCCGAGGATCTGGGCGGGCTGGGGTTCAGGATCGTGATCTTCCCCGGCGGCATCGTCCGCGCGCTGGCCCATACCGCCCAGGCCTATTACCGCTCGCTGAAGGCCAACGGCACCAACCAGCCGTTCAAGGACCGGATGTTCGACTTCAACGCCCTGAACGCGCTGATCGGCACGCCCGAGATGCTGGCGCTGGGGCGGAGCTATGAAGAGCCGGAGGAGGGGGCGGTGGCGTTGAAGATCGGCTGA
- a CDS encoding aspartate/glutamate racemase family protein gives MARVLVIVPFPMDADNLEMRRAQLRSVRLGPGMDFDFRPVRIAPVNYVSQQDSVLSDVGILEAGIRAQAEGYDAVCIDTVSDGGMAPLRSVLDIPVIGAGRHAMLTALMLGDRFSILAMWDRWRHLYTRTLAELGLGAKCASLRSADLQPDNQSLMAGKEEAFFPALHAAALRCVEEDGADVIVLGSTTMHQAHAYLAERLPVPVINPGPLTYRLAEIAIRQKLTHSRASFPRPAAPADAALAAMGAAATRL, from the coding sequence ATGGCCAGGGTTCTGGTGATCGTGCCGTTTCCGATGGATGCGGACAATCTGGAGATGCGCCGCGCGCAGCTGCGGTCGGTGCGGCTGGGGCCGGGGATGGATTTCGATTTCCGCCCGGTCCGGATCGCGCCGGTCAATTATGTCAGCCAGCAGGACAGCGTGCTGTCGGATGTGGGCATTCTGGAGGCCGGCATCCGCGCCCAGGCCGAGGGTTATGACGCGGTCTGCATCGACACGGTCAGCGATGGCGGCATGGCGCCGCTGCGCTCGGTGCTCGACATTCCGGTGATCGGCGCCGGGCGCCATGCGATGCTGACCGCGCTGATGCTGGGCGACCGCTTCTCCATCCTCGCCATGTGGGACCGGTGGCGGCATCTCTATACCAGGACGCTGGCCGAACTGGGGCTGGGGGCGAAATGCGCCTCGCTGCGCTCGGCCGATCTTCAGCCCGACAATCAGAGCCTGATGGCGGGCAAGGAAGAGGCGTTCTTTCCGGCGCTTCATGCCGCGGCGCTGCGCTGCGTGGAAGAGGATGGCGCCGATGTCATCGTGCTCGGCTCCACCACCATGCATCAGGCCCATGCCTATCTGGCCGAACGCCTGCCGGTGCCGGTGATCAATCCCGGCCCGCTGACCTACCGGCTGGCCGAAATCGCCATCCGCCAGAAGCTTACCCATAGCCGGGCGAGCTTCCCCCGCCCCGCCGCCCCGGCCGACGCGGCGCTGGCCGCCATGGGTGCGGCGGCGACGCGGCTTTGA
- a CDS encoding aspartate/glutamate racemase family protein, with the protein MSRILMIFTADHPAPESAEAEVVALTAPGLPAGLVSAHDWTLADLAVLAAGQGAAGQGAAAEGYAAVCVADPGDYGANALRSVLDVPVVGAGRSALFYALTLGSRFGVLAPAGGSARARKLVQEYGLAAQCAGVRRIDQGDGAILTAARAAIEEDGAEVLVLWRPLTAAATARLAAALPVPLIEPASLSLRLAEAFLGLGLAQSRRTWPMPQVAKPDLIAALVAAGAGA; encoded by the coding sequence ATGTCCCGGATTCTGATGATCTTCACCGCCGACCATCCGGCGCCGGAAAGTGCCGAGGCGGAGGTGGTGGCGCTGACGGCACCCGGTCTGCCGGCCGGGCTGGTCAGCGCCCATGACTGGACGCTCGCCGATCTGGCGGTGCTGGCGGCGGGCCAGGGTGCGGCGGGCCAGGGTGCGGCGGCTGAAGGCTATGCCGCGGTCTGTGTCGCCGACCCCGGCGATTATGGCGCCAATGCGCTCCGCTCGGTGCTGGATGTGCCGGTGGTGGGGGCCGGGCGGAGTGCGCTCTTCTATGCCCTGACGCTGGGCTCCCGTTTCGGCGTGCTGGCGCCGGCGGGCGGTTCTGCGCGGGCGAGGAAGCTGGTGCAGGAATACGGGCTGGCCGCGCAATGTGCAGGGGTGCGCCGGATCGACCAGGGCGACGGCGCCATCCTGACCGCGGCCCGCGCTGCGATCGAGGAAGACGGTGCCGAGGTGCTGGTGCTGTGGCGGCCGCTTACGGCAGCCGCGACCGCGCGGCTGGCCGCGGCGCTGCCGGTGCCGCTGATCGAGCCCGCCAGCCTGTCGCTGCGGCTGGCCGAAGCCTTTCTGGGGCTGGGCCTGGCCCAGAGCCGGCGGACCTGGCCGATGCCCCAGGTCGCCAAACCCGATCTGATCGCGGCGCTGGTGGCCGCAGGGGCGGGGGCATGA
- a CDS encoding MmgE/PrpD family protein, producing MIPAAPVLTEPSETAHALAGLALSVRLDDLPAAVVAQAKRILRDTVGVMLGGAALPEIRNLAAIAPGLAAGGASLFGTGTRAAAHMAALVNGTGGVSLELDEGNQFAVNHPGVHIIPALWALAEEEGASGAALLEALVAGYEIAVRVGAATKLRGPVHPFGTHTIIGTAVGAARLLGFDAALTARSIELAAGLPIASSQMAANSGASVRNLFTGFTNHNGLLAAKLARAGFCGEPGALETVFGRILGERFGIAVEARIEDFYLTRNYFKIYACSRWNHAPIEAARDLRAAHGLTPAMIDRVVVHTYDPATRLGGGRVANAYAAKHSIPFNVAAQLMHGSNDVGVYNEAVVHDPALVDLVARVTVREDPALTALLPGVRAARVEIGLRDGRVVSAQSDTPIGGFDNPLPEADLRAKFRRLAALTLAEPAIDALEADLARIESLDRIGPV from the coding sequence ATGATCCCGGCGGCACCGGTTCTGACCGAACCTTCCGAAACCGCCCATGCGCTGGCCGGGCTGGCGCTGTCGGTGCGGCTGGACGATCTGCCCGCCGCTGTGGTGGCCCAGGCGAAGCGGATCCTGCGCGACACGGTGGGGGTGATGCTGGGCGGGGCGGCCCTGCCCGAGATCCGCAATCTGGCCGCCATCGCCCCCGGCCTGGCGGCGGGCGGCGCCTCGCTGTTCGGCACCGGTACCCGGGCGGCGGCCCATATGGCGGCGCTGGTCAACGGCACCGGCGGGGTGTCGCTGGAACTGGACGAGGGCAACCAGTTCGCGGTCAACCATCCGGGCGTGCACATCATCCCGGCACTTTGGGCGCTGGCAGAGGAAGAGGGGGCATCGGGCGCCGCCCTGCTGGAAGCCCTGGTCGCGGGCTACGAGATCGCCGTCCGGGTGGGGGCGGCCACAAAGCTGCGCGGGCCGGTGCATCCCTTCGGAACCCATACCATCATCGGCACCGCCGTGGGGGCGGCACGGCTGCTGGGCTTCGATGCGGCGCTGACCGCGCGCAGCATCGAACTGGCGGCGGGGCTGCCGATCGCGTCGTCGCAGATGGCGGCGAATTCCGGCGCCTCGGTGCGCAACCTCTTCACCGGTTTCACCAATCATAACGGGCTGCTGGCGGCGAAGCTTGCCCGCGCCGGCTTCTGCGGCGAGCCGGGAGCGCTGGAAACCGTGTTCGGCCGGATCCTGGGCGAACGGTTCGGGATCGCGGTCGAGGCGCGGATCGAGGATTTCTACCTCACCCGCAACTACTTCAAGATCTATGCCTGCAGCCGCTGGAACCATGCCCCGATCGAGGCGGCGCGCGATCTGCGTGCAGCCCACGGGCTGACGCCTGCGATGATCGACCGGGTGGTCGTCCACACCTATGACCCGGCGACCCGGCTGGGCGGCGGCCGGGTGGCCAATGCCTATGCGGCGAAGCACTCGATCCCGTTCAACGTGGCGGCACAGCTGATGCACGGCAGCAATGATGTCGGGGTCTACAACGAGGCCGTGGTCCATGATCCGGCCCTGGTCGATCTGGTGGCGCGGGTGACGGTGCGCGAGGATCCGGCGCTGACGGCACTGCTGCCGGGGGTGCGGGCGGCCCGGGTGGAGATCGGCCTGCGCGACGGCCGGGTGGTTTCGGCACAATCCGACACCCCGATCGGCGGCTTCGACAACCCGCTGCCCGAGGCCGATCTGCGGGCCAAGTTCCGCCGGCTGGCGGCATTGACGCTGGCTGAGCCCGCGATCGACGCCCTGGAAGCCGATCTGGCGCGGATCGAGAGCCTGGACCGGATCGGGCCGGTCTGA
- a CDS encoding enoyl ACP reductase FabMG family protein, translating to MEHPLALKSIPANTLFGEGDVFVLFGEMFGRGYATGLIEAAKAAGMTVIGMTMGRRDNGGALRPLTDEELAAAEAGLGGRIINVPLMAGFDMDAAPGEPTPTDMLGEMTLENWQSFKLDQDRIARAREVGVARFRDAVTRVMAELDGMIPAGRNVLFAHTMAGGIPRAKVFMAIANRVYKGRGARYMSSQALIDSDLGKLILQNFDEVTANSFGHLLELSGPLRARIEAQGGQVRYTAYGYHGTRVLIDGAYRWQTYTNYTQGYAKMRLEGLARAAWDKGVKAVVFNCPEIRTNSSDVFAGIELSLLPLLTALRHEGGGAWVDDLWQYCETLLQDGISVDTVLQMVHDYQHNPAMQPYYDFASWPKANSADQVEQTVGTSQDIVNLHKDRKTLVSDVLSQHVVAATGRLIFGATSAPEAPVLWLDHDIVARQLIEMHGA from the coding sequence ATGGAACACCCTCTCGCGCTGAAATCGATCCCCGCGAACACCCTGTTCGGGGAGGGCGATGTCTTCGTGCTCTTCGGGGAAATGTTCGGGCGTGGCTATGCCACCGGCCTGATCGAGGCCGCGAAGGCGGCCGGCATGACCGTCATCGGCATGACCATGGGCCGGCGGGACAATGGCGGCGCGCTCAGGCCGCTCACCGACGAGGAACTGGCGGCGGCCGAGGCCGGGCTGGGCGGGCGCATCATCAACGTGCCGCTGATGGCCGGCTTCGACATGGATGCCGCCCCCGGCGAGCCCACGCCCACCGACATGCTGGGCGAGATGACGCTTGAGAACTGGCAAAGCTTCAAGCTGGACCAGGACCGGATCGCCCGGGCCCGCGAGGTGGGCGTTGCCCGCTTCCGCGACGCCGTGACCCGGGTGATGGCAGAGCTGGACGGGATGATCCCGGCCGGCCGCAACGTGCTGTTCGCCCATACCATGGCCGGCGGCATCCCGCGGGCGAAGGTGTTCATGGCGATCGCCAACCGGGTCTATAAGGGCCGCGGCGCGCGCTATATGTCGTCTCAGGCGCTGATCGACAGCGATCTGGGCAAGCTGATCCTGCAGAATTTCGACGAGGTCACCGCCAACAGCTTCGGCCATCTGCTGGAGCTGAGCGGGCCCTTGCGCGCCCGCATCGAAGCCCAGGGCGGCCAGGTGCGCTATACCGCCTATGGCTATCACGGCACCCGGGTTCTGATCGACGGCGCCTATCGCTGGCAGACCTATACCAACTACACCCAGGGCTATGCCAAGATGCGGCTGGAAGGGCTGGCCCGGGCGGCATGGGATAAGGGCGTGAAGGCGGTGGTGTTCAACTGCCCCGAGATCCGCACCAATTCCTCGGACGTGTTCGCCGGCATCGAGCTGTCGCTGCTGCCGCTGCTGACGGCGCTGCGCCACGAGGGCGGCGGCGCCTGGGTCGACGACCTGTGGCAGTATTGCGAGACCCTGCTGCAGGACGGCATCAGCGTCGATACGGTGCTGCAGATGGTCCACGACTATCAGCACAACCCGGCGATGCAGCCCTATTACGATTTCGCCAGCTGGCCCAAGGCCAACAGCGCCGATCAGGTGGAGCAGACCGTCGGCACCTCGCAGGACATCGTGAACCTGCACAAGGACCGCAAGACCCTGGTCAGCGACGTGTTGAGCCAGCATGTGGTCGCCGCCACCGGCCGGCTGATCTTCGGCGCCACCAGCGCCCCCGAAGCGCCGGTGCTGTGGCTGGACCACGACATCGTGGCACGCCAGCTGATCGAGATGCACGGCGCCTGA
- a CDS encoding amidase → MPDTPLSSTPLSSTDLGELGAGELLGLYARKAASPVEATEAALDRIRRFDGAVNAWVLVDEDSARADAKASEARWMAGRPIGPVDGVPSSIKDLTFTRGWPTRKGSKTIAADGPWEVDAPFTAFMRGAGAVLLGKTTTPEFGWKGVTDSALTGITRNPWNVNTTAGGSSGGAGAAAALNMGVLHQGSDAGGSIRIPCGFTGTAGIKPTFGIIPQWPASAMGTTSHLGPMARTIADVALMMTVVGQADDRDWYMGAPISRDWRLGLDQGVRGLRIAFSPTLGYVNVREDVAREVRRAVDVLAALGAIVEEVDPGFEDPIDIFNAHWFAGAAKILANTPADQRELIDPGLRRVAELGAGIGIVDYMRAVDARVALGERMAAFHRSYDLLVTPSLPITAFEAGHDVPPGSGLDHWMQWTPFTYPFNLTQQPAASVQCGFGDDGLPVGLHIVGPRFRDELVLRAARAYELTCPPRFPTAPVVPG, encoded by the coding sequence ATGCCCGACACCCCCCTTTCGTCCACCCCCCTCTCATCTACAGATCTGGGCGAACTCGGCGCGGGCGAACTGCTCGGCCTCTATGCCCGCAAGGCGGCCTCGCCGGTCGAGGCGACCGAGGCGGCGCTGGATCGCATCCGTCGTTTCGACGGCGCGGTCAACGCCTGGGTCCTGGTCGATGAAGACAGCGCCCGCGCCGATGCCAAGGCGTCGGAAGCGCGCTGGATGGCCGGCCGGCCGATCGGGCCGGTCGACGGCGTGCCGTCCTCGATCAAGGATCTGACCTTCACCCGCGGCTGGCCCACCCGCAAGGGATCGAAGACCATCGCCGCCGACGGCCCCTGGGAGGTGGATGCCCCCTTCACCGCCTTCATGCGGGGCGCGGGCGCGGTGCTGCTCGGCAAGACCACCACGCCGGAATTCGGCTGGAAAGGGGTCACCGACAGCGCGCTCACCGGCATCACCCGCAACCCCTGGAATGTAAATACCACGGCCGGTGGTTCCAGCGGTGGTGCCGGCGCGGCAGCGGCGCTCAATATGGGCGTGCTGCATCAGGGCTCCGATGCCGGCGGCTCGATCCGCATTCCCTGCGGCTTCACCGGCACCGCCGGCATCAAGCCGACCTTCGGCATCATCCCCCAATGGCCGGCCAGCGCCATGGGCACCACCTCGCATCTGGGGCCGATGGCCCGCACCATCGCCGATGTCGCGCTGATGATGACGGTGGTCGGCCAGGCGGATGACCGCGACTGGTATATGGGCGCGCCGATCTCTCGCGACTGGCGGCTGGGCCTGGACCAGGGCGTGCGCGGGCTGCGCATCGCCTTCAGCCCGACCCTGGGTTACGTGAACGTCCGCGAGGATGTGGCGCGCGAGGTCCGCAGGGCGGTCGACGTCCTGGCGGCACTCGGCGCGATCGTGGAAGAGGTCGATCCCGGCTTCGAGGATCCGATCGACATCTTCAACGCCCACTGGTTCGCCGGCGCCGCCAAGATCCTGGCCAATACCCCGGCCGACCAGCGTGAACTGATCGATCCGGGGCTGCGCCGGGTGGCGGAACTGGGCGCCGGCATCGGCATCGTCGACTATATGCGCGCGGTCGATGCCCGGGTGGCGCTGGGCGAGCGCATGGCCGCCTTCCACCGCAGTTACGACCTGCTGGTCACCCCCAGCCTGCCGATCACCGCCTTCGAAGCCGGCCACGACGTGCCCCCGGGCTCGGGGCTGGATCACTGGATGCAGTGGACGCCCTTCACCTACCCCTTCAACCTCACCCAGCAGCCGGCGGCCTCGGTTCAGTGCGGCTTCGGCGATGACGGGCTGCCGGTCGGCCTGCACATCGTGGGCCCCCGCTTCCGCGACGAACTGGTGCTGCGCGCGGCCCGCGCCTATGAACTCACCTGCCCGCCGCGTTTCCCGACCGCACCGGTGGTGCCGGGCTGA
- a CDS encoding ABC transporter ATP-binding protein, whose product MLTLDQVHAYYGKSHVLEGVSLEVRPGELVTLLGRNGAGKTTTLKSIAGMVDTKGTISFDGTSIAGRPSHDIARRGVALVQEHRGIFGMLSVEENLKISVRKGSRWSLDDVYAMFPRLKERRRNGGKALSGGEQQMLAIARALVNAPRILLLDEPTEGLAPVIVDEIVRILGRIRESGVPVLLVEQNLAVCEKLADRHYVLEQGRIVYAGSNADFRADRSVRDRYLALDA is encoded by the coding sequence ATGCTGACGCTGGACCAGGTCCACGCCTATTACGGCAAAAGCCATGTTCTGGAAGGCGTGTCGCTGGAGGTGCGGCCGGGCGAGCTGGTCACCCTGCTCGGCCGCAACGGCGCCGGCAAGACCACCACGCTCAAATCCATCGCCGGCATGGTGGACACGAAAGGCACGATCAGCTTCGACGGCACCAGCATCGCCGGCCGCCCCTCGCACGACATCGCCCGCCGCGGCGTGGCGCTGGTGCAGGAACATCGCGGCATCTTCGGCATGCTCTCGGTCGAAGAGAATCTGAAGATCTCGGTCCGCAAGGGCAGCCGCTGGTCGCTCGACGACGTCTACGCCATGTTCCCGCGGCTGAAGGAACGGCGGCGCAATGGCGGCAAGGCGCTCTCGGGCGGCGAACAGCAGATGCTGGCCATCGCCCGCGCACTGGTCAACGCCCCCCGCATCCTGCTGCTGGACGAGCCGACCGAGGGGTTGGCCCCGGTGATCGTGGACGAAATCGTCCGCATCCTGGGCCGGATCCGCGAAAGCGGCGTGCCGGTGCTGCTGGTCGAACAGAACCTCGCGGTCTGCGAGAAACTGGCCGACCGGCATTACGTCCTGGAACAGGGCCGCATCGTCTATGCCGGCAGCAATGCCGATTTCCGCGCCGACCGCAGCGTCCGCGACCGCTATCTGGCGCTCGACGCCTGA